One segment of Aquimarina sp. BL5 DNA contains the following:
- a CDS encoding rhomboid family intramembrane serine protease — protein MLNLDVVVIVIILANVLVSLKGLNDFSFFERYKFNIGGIRRGEQLRMLASGFLHVDMMHLFFNMFTLYFFAPVVLNSLGNVKFLVVYFCSLFVGNLFSLFFHKDEYHYSAVGASGAVSGIIFSAILFQPNMKLYLMFIPIPIPAYIFGIGYLLYSIYGMKSRTGNIGHDAHFGGAAGGYIVTLILAPFLFKENLLMIGLLAIPIIVLFVMQRLGKL, from the coding sequence ATGCTAAATCTAGATGTTGTTGTCATTGTAATTATACTGGCAAATGTTCTTGTTTCATTAAAAGGGTTGAATGATTTTTCTTTTTTTGAACGTTATAAATTTAATATTGGAGGAATCAGAAGAGGAGAGCAGTTGCGTATGCTTGCTTCGGGTTTTTTGCATGTAGATATGATGCATTTGTTTTTTAACATGTTTACGTTATACTTCTTTGCACCAGTAGTACTTAATTCTTTAGGTAATGTAAAATTCTTGGTGGTATATTTTTGTAGTCTATTTGTGGGTAACCTATTTTCCCTATTTTTTCATAAAGATGAATACCACTATAGTGCAGTAGGTGCTAGTGGAGCGGTATCAGGCATTATTTTTTCGGCGATATTATTTCAACCAAATATGAAACTATATCTTATGTTTATTCCGATTCCGATTCCGGCTTATATTTTTGGTATCGGATATTTGTTGTATTCTATTTATGGAATGAAAAGCAGAACAGGCAATATTGGTCACGATGCTCACTTTGGCGGAGCTGCTGGAGGATACATTGTAACATTAATTCTTGCACCTTTTTTGTTTAAAGAAAATTTGTTGATGATAGGTTTGCTCGCAATTCCTATTATTGTTTTATTCGTGATGCAGCGATTAGGAAAACTTTAG
- a CDS encoding TlpA disulfide reductase family protein: MKKIVLLALILLSVACEKEEKGYSISAETEGFEDGITVYVNAINQSNRPTIIDSTTIKNGAFKISLPTVESNDFNYLTFNGVPQNVLFLAENNPIQMTIYKDSLRSSIIKGGSENQLFFTYLKKMNAYGKERQELSNQFQVASKLKETDKATQLSTQLQGLRANENNFRKEIAENNPNSLVAVMALTDLLNLKATPAKQIKKIYATVEDTLKTSRLGKNLDRLITASIGKIDIGSEAEDFSAPNPEGQVVSLKESMGKITIIDFWASWCKPCRAENPNVVRVYNKYHDKGLNIIGVSLDRNKDHWTKAISQDNLEWNHVSHLKFWQDPIAKAYGVRSIPATFILDEKGNVIAKNLRGPALETKISELLGEKSL; encoded by the coding sequence ATGAAAAAAATAGTACTGCTCGCACTTATATTGTTATCAGTAGCATGTGAAAAAGAAGAGAAAGGATATTCAATTTCTGCGGAAACGGAAGGATTTGAAGATGGAATCACTGTATATGTAAATGCCATAAATCAATCTAACCGACCTACTATTATTGATTCTACTACTATAAAGAATGGTGCATTTAAAATATCACTACCCACTGTAGAAAGTAATGATTTCAATTACTTAACTTTCAATGGAGTTCCTCAAAATGTTTTGTTTTTAGCCGAAAACAATCCTATCCAAATGACTATTTATAAAGATAGCCTGCGATCTTCTATTATTAAAGGTGGTTCTGAAAATCAATTATTCTTTACCTATTTAAAGAAAATGAATGCCTATGGAAAAGAAAGGCAAGAACTTAGTAATCAATTTCAGGTAGCTTCTAAATTAAAAGAAACAGATAAAGCTACACAACTATCTACTCAATTACAGGGACTGCGTGCAAACGAAAATAATTTCAGAAAAGAGATTGCAGAAAATAATCCTAATTCGTTAGTGGCTGTAATGGCACTTACAGATCTTTTAAACCTTAAGGCAACTCCCGCGAAACAAATAAAAAAAATATACGCAACTGTAGAAGATACTCTAAAAACATCGCGCTTAGGTAAAAATCTTGATCGACTAATTACCGCATCAATTGGAAAAATAGACATCGGTAGTGAAGCTGAAGATTTTTCTGCTCCTAATCCAGAAGGACAAGTAGTTTCACTAAAAGAATCAATGGGCAAAATTACAATTATCGATTTTTGGGCATCTTGGTGCAAACCGTGTAGAGCAGAAAACCCAAATGTGGTGAGAGTATATAACAAATATCACGATAAAGGTTTAAATATCATAGGTGTTTCTTTAGATAGAAACAAGGATCACTGGACAAAAGCAATCAGTCAAGATAATTTAGAATGGAATCACGTATCGCACTTAAAATTCTGGCAAGATCCAATTGCTAAAGCATATGGTGTAAGATCGATTCCCGCTACATTTATATTAGATGAAAAAGGAAATGTTATCGCAAAGAACTTAAGAGGACCTGCCTTAGAAACTAAAATTTCGGAATTATTAGGAGAGAAATCTTTATAA
- a CDS encoding GAF domain-containing protein encodes MKVLEHDFPLDIRISFSLFFDQYREFLNSDNKLLRDRAESILQIAAEYPELEEGITTEERVQELLPQIELVLEDSFAQILQKNEIKIATIPFNNTVVKSTQRYKNIINAAGYHFEPQIKNLDEDHYFIMGCSIILSQYYGYKIDFRRPFFYDIPDAAGIIRHYRILYNGDFIEIIKTDEAKDITDDDVAVLIDNFDNVDIWKEKFPPNSWIFKGVVIANLFDVTTDVSLSDFKTSLLKYDKTQGDFIGSFQSIFRGVFNLPEIKVGFSNYNEEEGVLERVPFKTIGSYILYKEYSDCCETALCKGTYQSMFEKSEPFAISNIDKMHKMYPEELMYTNLVKQNIKSAIIAPIENEGKLLGVLEIVSPNIQELNSINANKLQDIMPYLVDSVLRSKAKAEDELELVIQQECTSIHPSVYWKFRQEAKRFIRAKVEGNPVSFREVVFEDVYPLFGQIDIKGSSDARNSSVQKDLVLQLKAIAKVINKVRELDSLPIYEEIKFRINNYIDLVTDSLQVDSEQRILDFIKNEIKPLFKHLKGTNVELEGLINQYNNSLDKSSKTLYKHRKAYDESVMLINKKMAALLDKKQEEAQKMYPHYFERFKTDGVEHNLYIGESITKQNSFNKIYLYNLRLWQLQVMCEMENEYYQLKKDLPVALDVASMVLVFNASLSVRFRMDEKRFDVDGTYNARYEVVKKRVDKAKIKGTDQRITEKGKLVVVYSQRSDEKEYIKYINFLQSKKYLEDEIEVVELDDLQGVTGLKALRVNILYNKNKEDQEYYTYDDLMKEINK; translated from the coding sequence ATGAAGGTATTGGAGCATGATTTTCCGTTAGATATTAGGATAAGCTTCTCTTTGTTTTTTGATCAATATAGAGAGTTTTTGAATAGCGATAATAAATTGCTACGCGATCGTGCCGAAAGTATTTTACAGATAGCGGCAGAATATCCTGAGTTAGAAGAAGGAATTACTACAGAAGAAAGAGTTCAGGAATTATTGCCACAGATAGAATTAGTTCTGGAGGATTCTTTTGCCCAGATTTTGCAGAAGAATGAAATAAAAATAGCTACGATACCTTTTAATAATACAGTAGTAAAATCTACTCAGCGATATAAGAATATTATAAATGCGGCTGGTTATCACTTTGAGCCTCAGATTAAAAACCTGGATGAGGATCATTATTTCATCATGGGCTGTAGTATTATTTTGAGTCAATATTATGGGTATAAAATTGATTTCAGAAGACCTTTCTTTTATGATATTCCGGATGCAGCTGGTATTATACGTCATTATAGAATTCTGTATAATGGTGATTTTATAGAGATAATTAAAACAGATGAGGCTAAAGATATTACAGATGACGATGTTGCCGTTTTAATTGATAATTTTGATAATGTTGATATTTGGAAAGAAAAATTTCCGCCAAATAGCTGGATATTTAAGGGGGTCGTTATCGCTAATCTGTTTGATGTAACAACAGACGTTTCTTTGTCTGATTTTAAAACAAGTCTTTTAAAATATGATAAAACGCAGGGAGATTTTATAGGGAGTTTTCAGAGTATATTTAGAGGTGTATTTAATCTTCCCGAAATCAAAGTTGGTTTTTCTAACTATAATGAAGAAGAAGGTGTTTTAGAAAGAGTTCCTTTTAAGACTATTGGTAGTTACATTTTGTATAAGGAATATTCAGATTGTTGTGAGACAGCTCTATGCAAGGGAACTTATCAATCGATGTTCGAAAAGTCTGAACCTTTTGCAATTTCAAATATTGACAAAATGCATAAGATGTATCCTGAGGAGCTTATGTACACTAATCTGGTGAAGCAAAATATAAAAAGTGCGATTATTGCTCCCATAGAAAATGAAGGGAAATTGTTAGGTGTGTTGGAAATTGTTTCACCAAATATTCAAGAGTTAAATAGTATTAACGCTAATAAACTTCAGGATATCATGCCGTATTTGGTGGATTCTGTCCTACGATCTAAGGCAAAAGCTGAAGATGAATTAGAATTGGTAATTCAGCAAGAATGCACGTCCATACATCCTAGTGTTTATTGGAAGTTTAGACAAGAAGCGAAACGTTTTATACGCGCTAAAGTTGAAGGAAATCCAGTATCCTTTAGAGAGGTAGTATTCGAAGATGTATACCCATTGTTTGGACAAATAGATATCAAAGGATCTTCTGATGCGCGAAACAGCTCTGTACAGAAGGATTTGGTATTGCAACTAAAAGCAATCGCTAAAGTCATTAATAAAGTTAGAGAATTAGATTCTTTACCTATATATGAAGAAATTAAATTTAGAATTAATAATTATATAGATTTAGTAACTGATAGCCTTCAGGTGGATAGTGAACAAAGGATTTTGGATTTTATTAAGAATGAAATCAAGCCACTGTTTAAACACCTTAAGGGTACTAACGTAGAATTAGAAGGTTTAATTAATCAATATAATAATTCACTAGATAAAAGCAGTAAAACATTGTATAAACATCGTAAGGCTTATGATGAATCTGTAATGTTGATTAATAAGAAGATGGCGGCTTTGTTGGATAAAAAACAAGAAGAAGCCCAGAAAATGTATCCTCACTATTTCGAAAGATTCAAGACTGACGGTGTAGAACATAATCTATATATAGGCGAATCCATTACCAAGCAGAATAGTTTTAATAAAATATACTTATATAATCTAAGGTTGTGGCAATTGCAAGTAATGTGCGAAATGGAGAATGAGTATTATCAACTAAAAAAAGATCTTCCTGTAGCGCTTGATGTAGCTTCTATGGTTTTGGTATTCAATGCTTCCTTATCGGTTAGATTTAGGATGGATGAAAAACGGTTTGATGTAGATGGGACCTATAATGCACGGTATGAAGTAGTAAAGAAAAGAGTAGATAAAGCAAAAATAAAAGGGACTGATCAACGTATTACAGAGAAAGGTAAGTTGGTAGTTGTATATTCTCAACGTTCTGATGAAAAAGAGTATATAAAGTACATCAACTTCCTGCAATCTAAAAAATATCTTGAAGATGAAATTGAGGTTGTTGAATTAGATGATCTTCAAGGGGTTACGGGTCTTAAGGCTTTGAGAGTAAATATTCTTTATAATAAAAATAAGGAAGATCAAGAATATTATACCTATGATGATCTGATGAAAGAGATAAATAAATAA
- a CDS encoding Pycsar system effector family protein, with protein sequence MGTLVEKTDNFVSNLFAKKLPETCIYHNYTHTKRVFKSTKEIIDNTNISEEDAQALLLTALLHDTGYSESIDNHEEHSVRISTSFLKEQNVSEEIISKISSLIMATKMEHQPTNLLEQVIRDADASHLAKEYFEETSEFLRQEFELNCKEIYSNSDWLKINIDFLKNKHKFYTEYAIEKWQPKKEEHLLKILNEQAALKKKKKKEKLKKLVKEESPEKGIQTLFRVTLRNHLKLSDIADTKANILLSVNAIIISLALSNLIPKLDNPSNQYLIYPTLIFIIFSIASMLLSVLATRPNVTGGEFTRKEIEEKKVNLLFFGNFHKMPLDEYKWAMHELMDDKDYIYDTMIKDLYFLGKVLHRKYKILRITYTVFMIGFITSAISFVIAFNTLQ encoded by the coding sequence ATGGGAACCCTAGTTGAAAAAACTGATAATTTCGTTTCTAATCTTTTTGCAAAAAAGCTTCCTGAAACCTGTATATATCATAATTATACTCATACCAAAAGAGTATTTAAAAGTACAAAAGAAATTATTGACAACACTAATATTTCTGAAGAAGATGCGCAAGCATTATTATTGACGGCTTTACTTCATGATACGGGTTACTCAGAAAGTATTGATAATCACGAGGAACATAGTGTTCGCATTTCTACATCTTTTTTAAAAGAACAAAATGTTTCTGAAGAAATTATAAGTAAAATTTCTTCATTAATAATGGCTACCAAAATGGAACACCAGCCAACTAATTTATTAGAACAAGTAATTAGAGATGCCGATGCTTCACATTTAGCAAAGGAATATTTTGAAGAAACTAGTGAATTCTTACGACAGGAATTTGAACTAAATTGTAAAGAAATCTATAGTAATAGTGATTGGTTAAAAATTAATATTGATTTTTTAAAGAATAAACATAAGTTCTATACCGAATATGCTATTGAAAAATGGCAACCCAAAAAAGAAGAGCATCTCTTGAAAATTTTAAATGAACAAGCAGCTTTAAAGAAAAAAAAGAAAAAAGAAAAGCTTAAAAAATTAGTAAAAGAGGAAAGCCCAGAAAAAGGGATCCAGACTTTATTTAGAGTCACTTTGCGAAACCATTTAAAATTAAGTGATATTGCCGATACAAAAGCCAATATACTTTTATCAGTAAATGCTATTATCATATCACTGGCATTATCCAATTTGATTCCTAAACTCGATAATCCTTCTAACCAGTATCTTATTTACCCAACATTGATATTCATTATTTTCAGTATTGCTTCTATGCTATTATCAGTATTGGCGACAAGACCAAATGTAACAGGTGGCGAATTTACTCGTAAAGAAATCGAGGAGAAAAAAGTTAACCTACTATTCTTTGGTAATTTTCATAAAATGCCCCTAGATGAGTATAAATGGGCCATGCACGAGCTTATGGATGATAAAGATTACATCTATGATACGATGATAAAAGATCTATATTTTTTAGGCAAAGTCCTTCATAGAAAATATAAAATACTTCGTATTACTTACACCGTTTTTATGATTGGTTTTATCACCTCTGCTATTTCTTTTGTAATAGCTTTCAATACCTTGCAGTAA
- a CDS encoding metallophosphoesterase — protein MNKNIQTFLIIFILLLNSCATYTPQYLDESFSETLPDKEIEKSFYLIGDAGNANMNESTLGLEALKQIIDKEDTKEDYLIYLGDNIYQKGMPNKESETRALSEHRIDAQVNAADSFEGDVVFIPGNHDWYNDGVKGLNRQEKYVRKKIDSKKAFLPSKGCPIESIEVSDQIQLIILDTQWYLADWNKNPTINDNCEIKTRDKFLNEVAGELKKHNSKTVLVAMHHPMFTNGPHGGRYSFKKHIFPTRKNIPLPILGSLVTQIRSQGGVSPQDRYNESYNKLMRRLSTIARDSEKVIFASGHEHSLQYIDNKGLKQIVSGSGSKTSPASLGKDGLFSYPKQGFAILDVYKDGSSNVRFYGNENGQAKLVYQDEVHKLSEANEIDDVNNSFDNEISASIYNKEETTKTNFYQSLWGDHYRNIYSTDIKIPVATLDTLMGGFTIDRRGGGQVTRSLRLIDKDGKRYSLRAMRKSVTQFLQKGVFVDTYLENGFDDTFTEELLADFYTSSYPYAFLVVGGLADAIDVYHANSKVYYIPKHPALGMYNRDFGDEMYFLEERPGKEHKNVASFGKPDDIEGTDDLLKNLRKDEEYQMDEPHYIRTRLFDMILGDWDRHSDQWRWSRFDTDKGKMYRPIPKDRDQVFSNYDGGLLDVIKFIVPITRKFQVYDEKLKNIRWINESGIRLDRTFTQSSDMEIWLAQAKYIKENLSDESIDKAFRNLPSELQDETAERIKKYLRKRRDDLEDIAGRYYKYLSKQVIITGTDKDDLFEIIRKDNQTTVRISRIKDGTPKKPFYERTMSSKETKEIWIYGLDDDDQFIVTGKGKNPICTRIVGGQNNDIYTIENGRQIRVYDHKSKPNTIKKKGGAKFIFSNNYNHNTYDYNKYIDKTNTLTPLVGFNPDDGVNINITDVYTVRGFNNKPFQSKHTMKAAYYFATEGYDISYRGEFANAVGNWNLLVGGKYTSENFAQNFFGFGNNTVNLDDILGLDYNRVKTGIWSLNLGFVKNGRYGNRLSITGSYEGVEVQDSQGRFITSGLGLVTSDPEFFERKFFAGIDLDYEYKSFDVSANPTRGMLFKLQGGSKMNLDDTDRTFGYIKPKLGFYNAITKNRKLVLKTDVQAEFMIGDGFEFYQAATLGGINSLRGFREERFTGDKALAFSGDLRYSFNKFKTGLLPLQLGVYGGYDIGRVWFDGEDTNIWHDSIGGGFWINAVDSIAGQFNLFSSDDGLRFTFGLGLSF, from the coding sequence ATGAATAAAAATATACAGACCTTCTTAATAATCTTCATTTTATTATTAAACTCCTGCGCCACATACACACCTCAATATTTAGACGAAAGTTTTTCGGAAACATTACCTGATAAGGAGATAGAGAAAAGCTTCTACTTAATTGGTGATGCGGGTAATGCTAATATGAATGAGAGTACATTAGGACTTGAAGCTTTAAAACAGATTATTGACAAAGAAGATACAAAGGAAGATTACCTGATTTATTTAGGCGATAATATTTATCAAAAAGGAATGCCGAATAAAGAATCTGAAACAAGAGCCTTGTCAGAACATCGAATAGATGCACAGGTAAATGCAGCGGATTCGTTTGAAGGAGACGTAGTGTTTATTCCGGGAAATCATGATTGGTATAATGATGGAGTAAAAGGTTTAAACCGACAAGAAAAATATGTAAGAAAAAAAATAGATAGTAAAAAAGCATTTTTACCGTCTAAAGGATGTCCTATAGAGAGTATAGAAGTAAGTGATCAAATTCAATTAATTATTCTTGATACACAATGGTACCTTGCTGATTGGAATAAAAACCCAACAATTAATGATAATTGCGAAATTAAAACTAGAGATAAATTCCTAAATGAAGTAGCTGGAGAGCTTAAAAAACATAATAGTAAAACTGTTCTTGTTGCAATGCATCATCCGATGTTTACCAATGGACCCCATGGAGGGAGATATAGCTTTAAAAAACACATATTTCCTACGAGAAAAAATATTCCATTACCTATTCTAGGTTCTTTAGTTACTCAAATTAGATCCCAAGGTGGTGTATCTCCTCAAGATAGATATAACGAAAGTTATAACAAGCTGATGAGAAGATTATCAACCATAGCCAGAGATAGTGAAAAAGTGATTTTTGCTTCGGGACACGAACATTCATTACAGTATATAGACAACAAGGGTTTGAAGCAGATCGTTTCTGGATCAGGTTCTAAAACCTCTCCTGCATCTTTGGGTAAAGATGGACTGTTTTCTTACCCTAAACAAGGCTTTGCTATACTTGACGTTTATAAGGATGGGTCCTCTAACGTACGTTTTTATGGTAATGAAAATGGTCAGGCTAAATTAGTATATCAGGATGAAGTTCATAAACTATCCGAAGCTAATGAAATTGATGATGTGAATAATTCGTTCGATAACGAAATTTCCGCTTCTATTTATAATAAAGAAGAAACTACGAAAACTAATTTCTATCAATCTTTATGGGGAGATCACTATAGAAATATATATAGTACAGATATTAAAATTCCTGTTGCTACATTAGATACTTTAATGGGGGGATTTACTATTGATAGAAGAGGAGGAGGTCAGGTAACTAGATCCTTACGTCTTATAGATAAGGATGGAAAACGCTATAGTTTACGCGCGATGAGAAAGAGTGTAACACAGTTTTTACAAAAAGGTGTATTTGTAGATACTTATTTAGAAAATGGTTTCGACGATACATTTACAGAAGAGTTACTTGCAGATTTCTACACCTCTAGCTATCCATATGCGTTTTTGGTGGTAGGTGGATTAGCGGATGCGATTGATGTGTATCACGCCAATTCTAAAGTATATTATATACCAAAACATCCAGCTCTCGGAATGTATAACAGAGACTTTGGTGATGAAATGTATTTCCTAGAGGAGCGTCCTGGTAAAGAACATAAGAATGTAGCTTCTTTTGGAAAACCTGATGATATTGAGGGAACAGATGATTTGCTTAAGAATCTTAGAAAAGACGAAGAGTATCAGATGGATGAGCCTCATTATATACGTACTCGACTATTTGATATGATTTTAGGAGATTGGGATAGGCATTCTGATCAGTGGAGATGGTCTCGTTTTGATACGGATAAAGGAAAAATGTACAGACCTATACCTAAAGATCGTGATCAAGTGTTTTCTAATTACGATGGAGGACTACTTGATGTGATAAAATTTATAGTTCCTATTACACGAAAGTTTCAGGTATACGATGAAAAATTAAAGAATATTAGATGGATTAATGAATCAGGAATACGATTAGATAGAACATTTACGCAAAGCTCAGATATGGAGATATGGTTAGCTCAGGCTAAGTATATAAAAGAAAATCTTAGTGATGAATCTATTGATAAAGCATTCAGAAATTTACCTTCAGAATTACAGGATGAAACGGCAGAAAGAATTAAGAAATATCTTAGAAAAAGAAGAGATGATTTAGAAGATATCGCAGGACGATATTATAAATACCTTTCTAAACAGGTTATTATTACAGGAACAGATAAAGATGATCTTTTTGAAATTATAAGAAAGGATAATCAAACAACAGTAAGAATTTCCAGAATAAAAGATGGGACTCCTAAAAAACCATTTTATGAAAGAACCATGTCTTCTAAGGAAACTAAAGAAATATGGATCTATGGATTAGATGATGATGATCAATTTATAGTTACAGGAAAAGGAAAAAATCCAATCTGTACAAGAATTGTCGGTGGACAAAATAACGACATATACACTATAGAAAATGGAAGACAAATTAGAGTTTACGACCATAAATCAAAACCAAATACAATTAAGAAAAAAGGTGGAGCCAAGTTTATCTTTAGTAATAACTATAATCACAATACCTATGACTATAATAAGTATATAGATAAAACAAATACACTAACACCATTGGTTGGGTTTAATCCAGATGACGGAGTCAATATTAACATTACAGATGTATATACAGTAAGGGGGTTTAATAATAAACCTTTTCAAAGTAAGCATACGATGAAAGCAGCCTATTATTTCGCAACAGAAGGGTATGATATATCATACAGAGGGGAGTTTGCAAATGCAGTAGGTAATTGGAACTTGTTAGTAGGAGGTAAGTATACAAGTGAGAATTTTGCTCAGAACTTTTTTGGTTTTGGAAACAATACAGTAAATCTTGATGATATTCTTGGTTTAGATTACAATAGAGTAAAAACTGGAATATGGTCCTTAAACCTTGGTTTTGTGAAGAACGGTAGATATGGAAACAGGTTGTCTATTACTGGATCGTATGAAGGAGTAGAGGTTCAGGACTCACAAGGTAGATTTATTACCTCTGGACTTGGTCTGGTTACTTCTGACCCTGAGTTTTTTGAAAGAAAATTCTTTGCTGGAATAGATTTAGACTATGAATATAAGAGCTTTGATGTCAGTGCAAATCCTACTAGAGGTATGCTGTTTAAACTCCAGGGAGGTTCTAAAATGAATTTGGATGATACTGACAGAACTTTTGGTTATATAAAACCGAAACTTGGATTTTATAATGCAATCACTAAAAACCGGAAACTGGTTTTAAAGACGGATGTGCAAGCAGAGTTTATGATTGGCGATGGTTTTGAATTTTACCAAGCAGCTACCTTAGGTGGAATTAACAGCCTAAGAGGATTTAGAGAAGAACGTTTTACTGGTGATAAAGCACTAGCCTTTAGTGGAGATCTTAGGTATAGTTTTAATAAATTCAAAACAGGTTTATTACCGTTGCAATTAGGGGTTTATGGAGGATATGATATTGGTAGGGTATGGTTTGATGGAGAAGATACTAACATTTGGCATGACTCTATAGGTGGTGGATTTTGGATCAATGCTGTAGATTCAATAGCAGGACAATTCAATTTGTTTAGTAGTGACGATGGTTTACGATTTACCTTTGGATTGGGATTGAGTTTTTAA
- a CDS encoding GNAT family N-acetyltransferase, giving the protein MKTSILFTNRLQLRIVTLSDLPKIHELLLIPEVDQYNALGIPTNKEVTSVYLDEWVENYRMRKEFVFTINLQSNDEFLGLISLRIGNPKYSIASIWYKLHPSFWGKGYATEAAKAILQFGFEEVGLHRIEAGCAVDNIGSIRVLEKIGMIREGHKRKVLPLKTGWSDNYEFAMLEEDWKP; this is encoded by the coding sequence TTGAAAACTTCCATACTATTTACGAATCGATTACAACTTAGAATTGTAACGTTATCAGATTTACCTAAAATTCATGAATTACTTTTGATTCCTGAAGTGGATCAATATAATGCCTTAGGTATACCGACTAATAAAGAGGTTACATCGGTGTATCTTGATGAATGGGTTGAGAATTACAGAATGAGAAAAGAATTTGTTTTTACAATCAATTTACAGTCTAATGACGAATTTCTTGGTTTAATATCTCTTCGGATAGGAAATCCAAAATATAGTATTGCTTCCATCTGGTATAAATTACATCCAAGTTTTTGGGGTAAAGGATATGCTACGGAGGCGGCAAAAGCAATTTTGCAATTTGGTTTTGAGGAAGTTGGACTTCATAGGATTGAAGCAGGATGCGCGGTAGATAATATAGGTTCTATTAGAGTGTTAGAAAAAATTGGAATGATTAGAGAAGGTCATAAACGTAAAGTATTGCCTCTTAAAACAGGGTGGTCTGACAATTATGAATTTGCAATGTTAGAAGAAGATTGGAAACCTTAA
- a CDS encoding Dps family protein has translation MTYSNKETVQALNVLLADYHMYYQKLRNFHWNITGRNFFELHLKFEELYEDAKLKIDEIAERILTLRAKPISNYSSYLTTSSIKEADTKLVDHEMVSAILEDHDAILKQLKLVTKEAEKAGDDGTLDITGTYIGELEKTSWMLNAWNQKS, from the coding sequence ATGACTTATTCAAATAAAGAAACTGTACAAGCACTTAATGTATTATTAGCAGATTATCATATGTATTATCAAAAGCTTAGAAATTTTCACTGGAATATTACTGGTCGCAATTTCTTTGAATTACATTTAAAATTTGAAGAACTATATGAGGATGCTAAGTTAAAAATTGACGAAATTGCGGAAAGGATATTGACGCTAAGAGCTAAACCAATTAGTAATTACAGTTCGTATCTTACGACTTCTTCTATTAAAGAAGCAGATACTAAATTGGTAGATCATGAGATGGTTTCTGCTATTCTTGAAGATCACGATGCTATTTTGAAACAACTAAAACTTGTAACAAAAGAAGCAGAAAAAGCAGGAGACGATGGAACATTAGATATTACTGGCACATATATTGGTGAATTAGAAAAAACAAGCTGGATGCTAAATGCTTGGAATCAAAAAAGTTAA
- a CDS encoding NUDIX domain-containing protein yields MADELIDIVKRDGKLTGEVRLKSEAHRLGLYHASVHIWFYTLNGKILLQKRAKDKDTFPNLWDVSVAGHIGAGETPNNSALRETEEEIGTTIDKKNLDFIGTYFSEKQPSPDIFDNELHYIFLSELKVSTEELTLQKEEVSEIKLIPIQLLMNHLKDIDAKTNYVPHDPKYYDFVLKEITNRLI; encoded by the coding sequence ATGGCTGATGAACTTATAGACATAGTAAAAAGAGACGGAAAACTAACCGGTGAAGTTCGATTAAAATCTGAAGCTCATCGACTAGGATTATACCATGCGAGCGTTCATATTTGGTTTTATACTCTGAATGGAAAAATACTATTGCAGAAACGAGCTAAAGACAAAGATACTTTTCCTAATTTATGGGATGTCTCCGTTGCAGGACACATAGGAGCTGGAGAAACTCCTAATAATTCTGCACTACGTGAAACTGAAGAAGAGATTGGTACAACTATAGATAAGAAGAATTTGGATTTCATTGGAACATATTTTTCAGAAAAACAACCAAGCCCAGATATATTCGACAATGAACTCCATTACATTTTTCTTTCAGAATTAAAAGTATCAACAGAAGAGCTAACGCTTCAAAAAGAAGAAGTATCAGAGATTAAACTTATTCCTATACAACTTTTAATGAATCATCTTAAAGATATAGATGCCAAGACAAATTACGTCCCTCATGATCCTAAATATTATGATTTTGTTCTTAAAGAAATCACAAATAGATTGATATAA